The genomic stretch ttttatatttgcaGCTGCTTTTCGGcgaacataaaattttccatagtATGAAACACAActgatttaaaatgttgttgaTGCAAGCAAAGCTTAACGCTAGAAACCTTCTTGCGATCGATTGCGCGGACTCGCGAAGTTATTACAACATGTGGGCCACATTCAGCGCTCTACTACCATGTAATTATGGATTAAATCTACATCATATAGCTGGCTCGCGAACCAAAAATGTCGCCAAAGGAAGGTGCTGTTGGACCATATATGTCGTATCTCAAAATTTGCCAGTCGCTACAAAAAAGGAATACACTTTAATCCGAGACCTTATCGTCCGGAATGTTCCACCGAATGGGAAGTTGGTCGTGACAGGCCGATTCGAGGAACGAGGTGTTTACGCCACGTTCGAGAATATGGAGTGCCACTgtctaaaagatttttttgattacGTTATGACTCGGTCCATCATCGATGAACCTCGATTTTCATATTCGGGTAAACCACGCATAATAATCAGGGCTGCCACAAATCGTCCCGATTCGATTGATCCGGCTCTACGCCGTTTCGGCCATTTTGATCGTAAAATCGATATTAGTATTCCGGATGCAACCGGTCGACTGGAAGTGTTGCAAATTCATTCCAAAACCATGCGTTTGGCCGATGACGTCGATTTAGCATCCTTCTGTTCGGAGGCTGCCATACAACAGATTCGTGAGAAAAAGGACTTGATTGACGCAGACGATGAACAGATTGATGCCGAAGTTTTGAATTCGTTGGCCGTTACAATGGAGAACTTGCGTTATGCGATAACCAAATCCAGTCCGTCGGCTCTGCGTGAAACTGTCGTTGAAGTTCCAAACACCACTTGGACCGACATCGGTATATTGGAGAACGTTAAGAGAGAACTCCAAGAATTGGTTCAAAATCTGGTTGAGCATCCAGATAAATTCTTGAAGTTCGGTATGCAACCGTCGCGCGGTGTTTTGTTTTACGGTCCATCTGGTTGTGGTAAAACGTTGCTGGCCAAAGCCATTGCCAATGAGTGTCAGGCCAATTTCATATCCGTAAAGGGACCCGAATTGCTGACAATGTCGTTCGATGAATCCGAGGCAAATGTTCGCGACATCTTCGATAAGGCCAGATCCGCTTCGCCTTGCGTACTATTCTTTGACGAATTGGACTGTATTGCCGAATCTCGTGGCGGTAATGTTGGTGATGCTGGCGGTGCGGCAGATCGAGttatcaatcaaattttgaccgaaATGGTCGGTATGGGCGCAAAGGAGAATGTGTTCATCATTGGAGCGACAAATCGACCAGGTAAATGTCAAAATACAAGGTTTGTTCAAGCCACATTGTGTGCTAAACGAATTTTCGTC from Bradysia coprophila strain Holo2 unplaced genomic scaffold, BU_Bcop_v1 contig_138, whole genome shotgun sequence encodes the following:
- the LOC119074019 gene encoding transitional endoplasmic reticulum ATPase TER94-like, whose product is MTRSIIDEPRFSYSGKPRIIIRAATNRPDSIDPALRRFGHFDRKIDISIPDATGRLEVLQIHSKTMRLADDVDLASFCSEAAIQQIREKKDLIDADDEQIDAEVLNSLAVTMENLRYAITKSSPSALRETVVEVPNTTWTDIGILENVKRELQELVQNLVEHPDKFLKFGMQPSRGVLFYGPSGCGKTLLAKAIANECQANFISVKGPELLTMSFDESEANVRDIFDKARSASPCVLFFDELDCIAESRGGNVGDAGGAADRVINQILTEMVGMGAKENVFIIGATNRPDIIDPAILRPGRLDQLIYIPLPDEKSREAILHSNLRKSPLAKEVDLNYIAKVTQGFSGADLTEICLSAYKLAIRQAIEAEIRREKDRVVNQPSAKDMDEEDPVPEITRAHFEEAIKFARRSVSDNDIRKYEMFAQTLQQSQGFG